In a single window of the Flavobacterium sp. W4I14 genome:
- a CDS encoding uncharacterized protein (DUF1778 family) (product_source=COG4453; cog=COG4453; pfam=PF11950; superfamily=100950), with protein MEEQQNENQLNIELSEEIAEGIFSNLAIITHSNTEFVLDFIRVMPGIPKAKVKSRIILTPEHAKRLLSALEDNIQKFEAVNGRIKTQEEPPFPMGFGGPTAQA; from the coding sequence ATGGAAGAACAACAAAACGAGAATCAATTAAACATAGAATTATCTGAAGAAATTGCTGAAGGAATTTTTTCTAACTTAGCCATCATTACCCACTCTAATACCGAATTCGTATTAGATTTTATCCGTGTAATGCCGGGAATTCCGAAGGCAAAAGTTAAATCGAGAATTATCCTAACTCCAGAACACGCAAAGCGTTTATTATCGGCATTGGAAGATAATATTCAGAAATTCGAAGCCGTAAACGGGCGTATTAAAACTCAAGAAGAACCACCTTTTCCTATGGGCTTCGGCGGGCCAACCGCTCAAGCGTAA
- a CDS encoding hypothetical protein (product_source=Hypo-rule applied; cleavage_site_network=SignalP-noTM; superfamily=52266) — protein MKRYILNSFVAAIILFAAACKPEIETPAGSTAGQANFSKYIAVGNSLTSGYADGGLYLEGQKVAYPNLIAAKMATVGGGAFTSPFFSEEHSNGSGYISLTALVNGTPTLTPVVDKLAIRDAAKHLDKYNGEIQNLGIPGMRVDLAFDPTLTFSAANPYFERLLPDAQVGKTNYFQFIQGRNHTFFSLWLGNNDVLGYALNGAVTVSTDPTTTLTDKVTFSSLYANFLNALTAAGQKGIVGTIPDVTAVPYFNTVTVAALLSAAKAINPAAAAIYIQTGTGSVRTATAEDLIRLPFQSEGIFGKPNGSGIPYGLHPLNPIENKWVLDKDEVIKVKDYVNSYNSSIKSLATSKGLAIADTYAYFNQVKTGLNVQGIGINASFITGGAFSLDGIHLTPRGNAVIANVFIDAINAKYGSTVPNIDITQYRGVKFPN, from the coding sequence ATGAAAAGATATATATTAAATAGTTTCGTTGCTGCTATCATCCTTTTTGCAGCAGCTTGTAAACCCGAAATAGAAACGCCTGCTGGGTCGACCGCCGGACAAGCAAATTTTAGTAAGTACATTGCAGTAGGTAACTCCTTAACTTCTGGATATGCCGATGGAGGTTTATATTTGGAAGGACAAAAAGTTGCTTATCCAAACTTAATTGCCGCCAAAATGGCTACGGTAGGTGGTGGGGCATTTACCTCTCCGTTTTTTAGCGAAGAACATTCAAATGGCTCAGGTTATATTTCTTTAACCGCACTGGTTAATGGTACGCCAACTTTAACTCCTGTTGTTGATAAACTGGCTATAAGAGATGCAGCAAAGCATTTAGATAAATACAATGGCGAAATCCAAAACTTAGGTATCCCTGGCATGCGTGTTGATTTGGCCTTCGATCCAACACTTACTTTCAGTGCTGCAAATCCTTATTTCGAGCGTTTGTTGCCAGATGCCCAAGTAGGTAAAACCAATTATTTTCAGTTTATTCAAGGAAGAAATCATACTTTTTTCTCGCTTTGGTTAGGAAATAATGATGTATTGGGTTATGCTTTAAATGGAGCGGTAACTGTATCAACTGATCCCACTACTACTTTAACTGATAAGGTTACCTTCTCTTCTTTGTATGCTAATTTTTTAAATGCCTTAACTGCCGCGGGTCAAAAAGGTATTGTAGGTACTATTCCTGATGTAACTGCTGTTCCTTATTTTAATACGGTTACTGTAGCAGCTTTATTAAGTGCTGCTAAAGCAATTAATCCTGCAGCGGCGGCTATTTATATTCAAACAGGAACCGGTTCGGTAAGGACTGCAACGGCTGAAGATTTAATCCGTTTGCCATTTCAATCAGAAGGCATATTTGGCAAACCAAATGGTTCTGGCATTCCTTATGGTTTGCACCCCTTAAATCCGATCGAAAATAAGTGGGTATTGGATAAGGATGAAGTTATTAAAGTGAAAGATTATGTAAATAGCTATAATAGCAGCATTAAATCTTTAGCCACAAGCAAAGGTTTAGCCATTGCAGATACTTATGCTTATTTTAATCAGGTTAAAACTGGTCTTAATGTTCAGGGTATTGGTATCAACGCTTCATTTATTACTGGTGGTGCATTCTCTTTAGATGGTATTCACTTAACGCCGCGTGGAAATGCAGTAATTGCCAACGTATTTATCGATGCCATTAATGCTAAATACGGTTCTACTGTGCCGAACATTGATATTAC
- a CDS encoding long-chain fatty acid transport protein (product_source=KO:K06076; cath_funfam=2.40.160.60; cleavage_site_network=SignalP-noTM; cog=COG2067; ko=KO:K06076; pfam=PF03349; superfamily=56935): MKKILLSALLSAPLWVLGQGFQVNLQGQKQIGMAGAGSALALDEASVFYNPGAVTFLEKNSVSAGVNPLLFKSAFKQTGSNVTEDVKNKIAPPFEFYAVWGPKSNKWKLGLGVYTPFGGLVDWGDNWSGKYALTSLNLKAIYFQPTLSIKITDRIGIGAGFVYNHGDVNLQRAIPVNFPDGRSGKATLDGTGTGYGWNAGLYIKTLSNISFALVHKSKVITKLDGGSAEFEVSKSLEGSFPAGNTFNAELPLPATTSLGIGIPLSKSTVLAFDASWVQWHIYQDLSFDYATNTPALVDTKSARNYRDGSSFKLGINHQASEKLALRAGVGYAFSPVQDGYVTPEAPDADRYILSAGVGYAPTRHFEVNASFFFEDVKSRKQKNIETGLDGTFKTLVYAPGISLTYKW; this comes from the coding sequence ATGAAAAAAATTTTATTGAGCGCATTACTTTCTGCCCCACTTTGGGTTTTGGGGCAGGGTTTCCAGGTTAATTTACAAGGACAGAAACAAATTGGTATGGCAGGTGCAGGTTCTGCATTGGCATTAGACGAGGCTTCCGTATTTTATAATCCCGGTGCAGTAACTTTCTTAGAGAAAAACTCAGTTTCAGCAGGTGTAAACCCATTATTATTTAAATCCGCTTTTAAACAAACGGGTTCGAATGTTACAGAGGATGTGAAGAACAAAATTGCCCCTCCTTTCGAGTTTTATGCGGTGTGGGGGCCGAAATCAAATAAATGGAAGTTAGGTTTAGGTGTGTATACGCCTTTTGGCGGTTTAGTAGATTGGGGCGATAACTGGTCTGGTAAGTATGCTTTAACCTCATTAAATTTAAAAGCAATTTATTTTCAACCAACGTTAAGTATAAAAATTACGGATCGTATTGGTATAGGTGCAGGTTTTGTTTATAACCATGGAGATGTAAATCTTCAAAGAGCTATTCCTGTAAATTTTCCTGACGGTCGTTCGGGAAAAGCAACCTTGGATGGTACTGGGACGGGTTATGGATGGAACGCGGGTCTATATATTAAAACATTAAGCAATATCTCTTTTGCACTCGTACATAAATCGAAAGTAATTACGAAACTTGATGGTGGTTCAGCAGAATTTGAAGTTTCAAAGTCATTAGAAGGATCTTTCCCTGCGGGAAATACCTTTAACGCCGAATTGCCTTTGCCAGCAACCACAAGCTTAGGTATAGGTATTCCTTTGTCAAAAAGTACAGTTTTAGCTTTTGATGCAAGCTGGGTACAATGGCATATTTATCAGGACTTGTCTTTTGATTATGCTACCAATACACCTGCGCTCGTTGATACAAAATCAGCACGCAACTATCGTGACGGTTCTTCGTTTAAATTAGGTATTAACCACCAGGCCTCAGAGAAATTGGCACTAAGAGCAGGTGTTGGTTATGCCTTTTCTCCAGTACAGGATGGATACGTAACACCTGAAGCTCCTGATGCTGACCGTTACATTTTAAGTGCAGGTGTAGGCTATGCCCCAACCCGCCATTTTGAAGTTAATGCATCCTTCTTTTTTGAAGATGTTAAATCGCGTAAACAAAAGAATATTGAAACGGGCCTGGATGGTACCTTTAAAACTTTGGTTTATGCACCAGGTATTTCGTTAACTTATAAATGGTAG